The following are encoded in a window of Gossypium raimondii isolate GPD5lz chromosome 13, ASM2569854v1, whole genome shotgun sequence genomic DNA:
- the LOC105781880 gene encoding receptor-like protein kinase FERONIA, which translates to MKKITNSNPSWPSLVSLLHLSFLFNSWTCLAIDQVILDCGFVGNSSFNGKTWVGDATFFPAYAFHARTTIGRVVSNETGEVPVNPYSTARFFPSSFTYSFPMSPGLKFIRLHFYPSSYSGIRKISEAEFSVTAGDYTLLNSFKPSVMATTLKSPFVTKDYFFNLKKPIVNITFAPSLEDSDSFAFVNGIEIYSMPLKLSDYGVNGTSSNATEILYRINVGVNSQNEPFWNGLDDQYLQAGSINGTLIEAYDDHIDYNKSPWTLSEYGAPWDLYSKARTIGGSDEAANVGYNLTWTFSIDSGFSYIVRLHFCEIQLFVTEVNQRVFKVYINNKTVESSLDIVAMAGGPLVAMHKDYTITVPESKEGGTELWLALQPNVDSNPKLADVILNGIEIMKLSDTRNNLAAHVLQVENEDRTGSIPTSNIFLGMVIGLVVGISAVSLIVYMLSHRFLLRYNVNVRKASSLISKSSEYCRQFPLGEIKAATNNFSEARLLGYGGFGKVYEGLLDDGITKVAVKRKNPESNQGLQEFKTEVELLSTFRHMNIVSLLGYCEEESELILVYDYMANGTLRDHLYQTQNPPLSWTRRLKICIGAARGLHYLHTGTEHSIIHRDIKSTNILLDQEWVAKVSDFGLSKVGKISGSNRSQISPGPKGTFGYLDPEYGRNRTLTRKSDIYSFGVVLFEVLCARPAVNPEPNEDDQTKVSLARWALHCYGSEKIDVLIEPYLRGKIKSECLVTFVEIAVRCLASRQMDRPSISDVLGKLEQALVLQENAVDDLNVQIKDA; encoded by the coding sequence ATGAAGAAGATTACCAATTCGAACCCTTCATGGCCATCACTTGTTTCTCTTCTTCACCTCAGCTTCTTGTTCAATTCCTGGACTTGTTTAGCTATTGACCAGGTAATTCTTGACTGCGGATTTGTGGGAAACTCATCTTTTAATGGTAAAACTTGGGTAGGGGATGCAACTTTTTTCCCAGCTTATGCTTTCCACGCGAGGACCACCATTGGCCGTGTGGTCTCTAATGAAACCGGCGAGGTTCCGGTGAATCCATACTCAACCGCACGtttctttccttcttctttcaCCTATAGTTTCCCTATGTCCCCAGGTCTCAAATTTATCCGCCTCCATTTCTACCCTAGTTCTTACAGTGGTATAAGAAAAATCTCCGAGGCCGAGTTCTCTGTCACCGCTGGAGATTACACTTTGTTAAACAGCTTTAAACCTTCTGTAATGGCAACCACTTTGAAATCACCTTTTGTCACTAAAGATTATTTCTTCAACTTAAAGAAACCCATTGTCAATATCACCTTCGCTCCATCACTAGAGGATTCAGATTCTTTCGCCTTTGTAAATGGGATAGAGATTTACTCAATGCCCCTCAAACTCTCTGATTATGGAGTGAATGGAACTTCCAGTAATGCTACTGAGATACTTTACAGAATCAATGTAGGGGTTAACTCTCAGAACGAGCCGTTTTGGAATGGGCTAGATGACCAATACCTTCAGGCCGGTTCAATAAATGGGACTCTCATTGAAGCATATGATGATCATATTGATTACAATAAAAGCCCTTGGACGTTAAGTGAGTATGGAGCACCTTGGGATCTGTACAGCAAAGCAAGGACAATTGGTGGCAGCGACGAGGCTGCCAACGTGGGCTACAACCTGACATGGACATTTTCTATTGACTCAGGCTTTTCGTATATTGTTAGGCTTCATTTCTGCGAGATTCAGCTTTTTGTGACAGAAGTGAATCAGAGAGTGTTCAAGGTGTATATCAACAACAAGACAGTGGAAAGCAGCTTGGATATAGTTGCTATGGCAGGTGGTCCTTTGGTTGCAATGCATAAGGACTATACGATCACGGTTCCGGAATCTAAAGAAGGAGGAACTGAACTATGGCTTGCCTTGCAGCCTAACGTTGATTCAAATCCAAAGCTTGCTGATGTAATCCTAAACGGAATTGAGATCATGAAGTTGAGTGATACAAGAAACAATCTTGCAGCTCATGTACTTCAAGTGGAGAATGAAGACAGAACTGGGAGTATTCCAACATCTAACATCTTCCTGGGAATGGTTATCGGCCTTGTCGTTGGAATTTCTGCAGTCTCTTTGATAGTCTATATGTTATCTCATCGGTTTTTGCTACGTTATAATGTAAACGTTAGGAAAGCAAGTAGCCTAATCTCTAAATCGTCAGAGTATTGCCGTCAATTTCCCTTGGGAGAGATAAAAGCCGCCACTAACAATTTCAGTGAAGCTCGTCTGCTCGGTTACGGGGGTTTCGGGAAGGTTTACGAGGGCCTGCTTGACGATGGGATCACCAAAGTGGCAGTTAAGCGTAAAAATCCCGAGTCCAATCAAGGACTTCAAGAATTCAAAACTGAAGTCGAATTGCTCTCCACTTTTCGTCACATGAACATTGTGTCATTGCTGGGCTATTGTGAAGAAGAGAGCGAGCTGATTTTGGTTTATGATTACATGGCTAATGGAACTCTACGTGATCATCTCTACCAGACCCAAAATCCACCACTTTCTTGGACTCGAAGGCTCAAGATATGCATCGGTGCTGCCCGTGGATTACACTACCTCCACACGGGCACCGAGCATTCCATCATTCACCGTGACATCAAATCAACAAACATACTCCTGGATCAAGAATGGGTGGCCAAAGTGTCGGATTTTGGCCTTTCGAAAGTAGGCAAGATTTCAGGTTCCAACAGGAGCCAAATCAGTCCCGGACCGAAGGGTACTTTTGGATATTTGGACCCTGAGTATGGCAGAAACAGGACATTAACTCGCAAGTCGGATATTTACTCATTTGGTGTGGTTTTATTTGAAGTATTATGTGCAAGACCAGCTGTTAATCCTGAGCCAAACGAGGATGACCAGACCAAGGTAAGCTTGGCTAGATGGGCTCTTCATTGCTATGGAAGTGAAAAGATTGATGTCTTGATTGAACCATACCTAAGAGGAAAGATAAAGTCCGAGTGCCTTGTGACATTTGTGGAAATTGCAGTGAGGTGCCTGGCTAGTAGGCAAATGGATCGGCCGTCAATAAGTGATGTACTCGGTAAACTCGAACAGGCATTGGTGTTGCAGGAGAATGCTGTTGATGACCTTAATGTCCAAATCAAAGATGCATGA